A window of the Zeugodacus cucurbitae isolate PBARC_wt_2022May chromosome 4, idZeuCucr1.2, whole genome shotgun sequence genome harbors these coding sequences:
- the LOC105214783 gene encoding cationic amino acid transporter 3 → MSKLWAALTRRKTDDVVENESQLARVLNLFDLTALGVGSTLGLGVYVLAGSVAYNIAGPAVTISFLIAAIASAFAGICYAEFAARVPKAGSAYVYSYVTIGEFVAFTIGWNLILEYVIGTASVARGLSGYFDALIGNSMSKALQEAIPMHVDFLAKYPDFLAFGVILLLAALLAFGVKESSFLNNIFTAVNLVTIAIMFVAGAINANPANWSIPEDKVPTDKKDTFGSGGFMPYGIAGVMAGAAKCFYGFVGFDCIATTGEEAINPKRNIPLAIVISLIIIFLSYFGISTVLTMMVPYYELDKDAPFPKAFDDIGWSVIKWIVTIGAVFALTTSLLGAMFPLPRVLYAMGNDGILFKSFSKVHNYTQTPLLATIISGIFAGIMALIFDLDQLIDMMSIGTLLAYTIVAICVLVLRYQDEDMDTKTISLSCPKVIRQFFNGNSYREPNLFTSRITKIGIVVFAVVCIVWDSVESFCGLTSTAGAIALGIIGLLLIFIVVIIGMQPVSTIELTFKVPLVPFIPCLSVFVNVYLMFQLDFNTWVRFLVWVAIGYAIYFSYGLRNSTQVTRNRNHAEAAIRMQHTNQAFEPDWKVENGVNGVVEKQ, encoded by the exons ATGTCGAAACTTTGGGCCGCCTTAACACGTCGAAAAACGGATGATGTCGTGGAAAACGAATCACAATTGGCGCGTGTACTCAATCTCTTCGATCTGACTGCACTGGGTGTGGGCAGTACTCTCGGTCTGGGCGTATACGTGCTCGCCGGTTCGGTCGCCTACAATATCGCCGGTCCAGCCGTGACCATATCCTTTCTCATTGCGGCGATTGCATCCGCTTTCGCCGGCATTTGTTATGCCGAATTCGCTGCACGTGTGCCAAAAGCGGGATCTGCCTACGTGTACAGTTATGTAACGATTGGCGAATTCGTAGCGTTCACGATTGGTTGGAATTTGATATTGGAATATGTGATCG GCACCGCCAGTGTGGCACGCGGTCTGAGCGGCTACTTTGACGCGCTGATCGGTAATAGCATGTCAAAGGCGCTGCAGGAGGCTATACCTATGCATGTGGACTTCTTAGCAAAGTATCCAGACTTCTTAGCCTTCGGTGTAATTTTGCTGCTGGCGGCGTTACTTGCCTTTGGTGTGAAGGAATCTAGTTTcttgaataatattttcacaGCGGTAAATTTGGTCACTATTGCCATAATGTTTGTTGCTGGTGCCATAAATG CTAATCCCGCTAACTGGAGTATACCAGAAGATAAGGTGCCCACAGATAAAAAAGATACTTTCGGCTCTGGCGGTTTCATGCCATACGGTATTGCCGGTGTTATGGCTGGTGCGGCGAAATGTTTTTACGGTTTTGTAGGCTTTGATTGTATAGCAACCACCGGTGAGGAGGCAATAAACCCCAAGCGCAATATTCCACTCGCCATCGTTATTTCGTTGATCATCATTTTCCTGTCTTACTTCGGCATTTCAACGGTACTTACTATGATGGTGCCTTACTACGAATTG GATAAAGATGCACCATTCCCGAAAGCTTTTGATGACATTGGCTGGTCCGTTATTAAATGGATCGTTACAATTGGCGCTGTTTTTGCCTTGACCACAAGTTTGTTGGGTGCTATGTTCCCTTTACCGCGTGTTCTCTATGCCATGGGTAATGACGGTATTCTTTTCAAATCGTTTTCAAAAGTACATAACTACACCCAAACACCATTGTTGGCAACAATTATTTCCGGAATTTTCGCTG GTATTATGGCGCTCATTTTCGATTTGGATCAGCTAATCGACATGATGTCTATCGGTACACTACTTGCCTACACAATCGTAGCGATTTGTGTGCTCGTACTGCGCTATCAGGATGAAGATATGGATACCAAGACAATCTCCCTCAGTTGTCCCAAGGTTATACGTCAATTCTTCAATGGCAATTCGTATCGTGAACCGAATTTATTCACATCACGTATTACCAAAATTGGCATCGTAGTATTTGCGGTGGTGTGCATCGTCTGGGATAGTGTTGAATCGTTTTGTGGCCTAACTTCAACAGCCGGTGCGATAGCGCTGGGTATTATTGGTTTGTTGCTCATATTTATTGTGGTTATAATCGGCATGCAACCGGTCTCGACAATCGAATTAACCTTTAAGGTGCCACTTGTGCCGTTCATTCCCTGCTTAAGTGTGTTCGTGAACGTTTATCTAATGTTCCAATTGGACTTTAATACTTGGGTACGTTTCCTCGTATGGGTTGCCATTGGCTATGCGATCTACTTCAGCTATGGTTTACGCAATTCCACACAGGTAACAAGGAATCGTAATCATGCCGAAGCAGCGATAAGAATGCAACACACGAATCAGGCATTCGAACCGGACTGGAAGGTGGAGAACGGTGTCAATGGGGTTGTGGAAAAGCAGTAG